In Victivallis sp. Marseille-Q1083, the genomic stretch CAGCAGCAGCGCGGTGGCGGTACCGTAAGCGTCATTTTCCGGCACGGTCGGAATGGCCAGTTCGTCGTGCAGCAGCGTCATGGCGCCGGCCGGAGCGAACCGGAAGAGTTTTTTGATGCCGTCGACATCGCAGAAGGAAAAGGCCCGGTAACGGCGTTCCAGCAGCTTTCGCTTGAAAGCCAGCGCCAGCCGGATCGACTGGTCCAGCGTCGCCGGTTGCGGCGGCCGGACGAATTGCCAGTGCCGCCGGATGTGGGCGCGGGCGGCGGCGATGGCGTCGTCGTCGGCCAGAGACATCGCCGTTTGGACTTCGGCCAGGTCGAAATGTTCGATTTCGAGGCCGAGCACCCGCTTGAGCAGCAGGCCGTCGTACATCGTCCCGTACAGCCGCATGTCCCGGTAGCCGGCCATGCCGATCACCGCCTGGCGCAGCTCGGCGGCGGCCGAAGCGGCGGTCAGGAATTCCAGCGCTTCGTCGCAACGCGGCGGCGCGTCCCGGAAATTCACCAGATAACGGAAGCGGTAGCCCAGCTCTTCCAGCACCGCCCGCAGCGCGGTGCTGCCCGCCTGGTCGGCGGTGGTGACGAAGCGGCCGCCGTCGTTCCAGCCGGACAATCCCCAGAGCAGGATGGGTAGAGAACGGAAATTTTCGATGACTTTGATGACCGCCCAACTGGGAATCCAGCCGGCGATGCAGACGACCAATGCGTCGAAACAGCCGGATTGCAGCTCCTTTACCGCCCGTTCGGCCTGACTGCCGGCCGGGTCGTCTGCCACCGGGGCGGCGGTGACCAGCGTCACGCCGCGCCGCCGCAGTTCCGTTTCGACCGCCCGGCAGCGGTTGTCGATGAATTCCCGGGGAGTATTGACTTCGCCGAAACCGACGAAACCGGCACGAATTTTCATAGTCTGCCTCCAAAGGTTGGCATTAAGAGTTGATTGAGTTGCTGGTATTGCCGGAAATATTCCGCGTAGTATCGGGCATTTTCGCCCGGCTGAACCCGTTCGGCGATACGGACCATCGCGTCGGCGGCCGCTTCCGGCGAGGGAAAAAAGCCGGCGGCGATGGCGGCCAGCATCGCTGCTCCCAGGGCCGGCGTTTCGTCTCCGGAAGTCAGCGTGACCGGCAACCCGAGCGTGTCCGCGATAATCTGCCGCCACAGAGGGCTTCTGGCCGGTCCGCCCAGCAGGCGGATTTCCCGGATTTTGGTGTTCCGGCCGGGCAGGGCGGCCAGGTTGTCGCGCAGCAGCGCGGCGACCGCTTCCATCACCGCCCGCGCCCAGTGGCCCCGGTGGTGGGCCAGCGTGATGCCGTAAGCGACGCCGCGCGCTCCCGGATTGGTCAGCGGCGATACCGAACCGGCGCAATGCGGCAGCAGCAGCAGTCCGTCGCTGCCGGGCGGCACCGCCGCCGCCAGCGCGTCCAGTTCGGCATAGGAGACTTCCCCGGCGAATTGATCCCGGAAATATTTGAGCAGCATACCGGCGGTCGGCGCCCAGGGCAGCAGCGCATAAGCGCCGGGCCGAAAGGAACAGTAGGTGCCGATCCGTCGCTGTTCATCATAACAAAGTTGGCCGGATTCGGCAAAAATCGCCAGTGAGCTGCCGGTCGACGCGGCGATGGTGCCCGGCATGACGCAGCCGGCGCCGAGCGCGCCGGCGATATGGTCGAACGGGGCGGCGGCTACCGGCGTTCCCGCCGCGATCACCGAATTGCAGCGGCGGCAAGGTCCGTAACATTGGCCGGGATCGAACAAGGTCGGCAGTTGCCGTTGGGTGATGCCGAGAAAGTCGAGCATTTCCGGCGCGTACCGGCCGGTGGTCAAATTATAATAACTGCTTGACGGCAGCAGACCGCGGCAGGTGGCGTATTGCCCGGTCAGATGCCAGGCGATGTAATCCTCGACCATCAGGAATTTGGCGGTGCGCCTGAACGCCTCCGGTTCATGCCGCCGCAGCCACAGGATTTTGGCGGCCGGCCAGGCCGGCAGCATCTCCGGCTGTCCGGATAAGCGGAACAGTTTCTCTCTGCCGAATTGCCTTTCCAATTCGGCCGCCTCGGCTTTGGCCCGGTTGTCCAGCCAGACGATTGCCGGCCGCACCGCCCGGCCGTCCCGGTCGACGCCGATCAGCGTTTCCGCCTGTCCGGTGACCGCCAGCGCGGCGATCCGGGCCGGAGCGAGGCCGGATTGACCGACCGCCGCGGCCATCGCCTGCTGGGCTGCCTGCCAGTAAAGTTCCGGATTCAATTCGACGATATCCGGCGCCGGCGTTTCCAGCCGGTATTCCACCAGGGCGGAACCGCACCTGATGCCGGCGGGATCGAATACCGCCGCCTTGACCGCGGTGGTGCCGATATCCAGACCGAGAAAATAAAGGTGATTATTCATACATCAGCCGTTGAATGAGGTCCAGTGCCGCTTCGACCAGTTGTTTCCCGCCGTCCGAGCCGACCGGGCCGTTGATGACCAGGCCGCCGTAACCGCCATGCCGTTCCGCCTCCGGGCTGGGCAGGTAACCGTAATAGCCGGCGGCGAGCTGGACGATCGCCGTCTGTGCCGCAGCTGAACGCGCCTGGATGATCTGCCCGTAAGTTAAAAAGAGTTCGAACGGCACCGTCACCCAGGCGCTGCTGCCGATTCGAAAGGCGGTCAATTCCGCCGGCAGGAGCGGTTCGCGCTGACGGCGCCGGTAATGGGCGACGGTGGCTTTGTGATTCTGGATCAGCGAAAAGTCGTGAAGTTTGTCGTCATACGGTCCCGGTCCGCCCAGGGCGGCTCTGTCCCGGGTCTCCCGGCAGAAGGCGGCAAAAGCCGCCTCCTCGGAACCCCCGGCGGCGAGGCGGGCCAGTTCGGTCTGGGCCAAGGCGAAATCCGCGGCTGAAACCGGCCGGAGCGGCAGTTGCGGTCGTGCCTGCCGCACCCGGAAAACCGGCGTGAAATCGAGCGTGCCGAGATGCCAGGCGGCGGCGGTGACGACCGGAGCGAGCTTGCCGGCCAGATATTGCACCGTGTCGGCGTGCCAGCCGTCCGGTTCGGATTGATTGCGGCGCAGCAGATCGCGCGGCGACTGGCAGCCGGCCGCACCGATCTGGCACAGGGTGTGAAATTCCGGCGACAGTGCTTCTTTCAGCAGCTCCCGGACGGCGCCGAGATAGTCCGAGGAAATCAGTTCGGTTGCCTCCATCACCTGGGCCGGGCAGCAGACGTTGAGCAGCATGCCGGTCAATTGTTTCCGGTTGTCGCAGGTGAACAGCATTTCGACGCCGGACTCCTCGCCGGATTCCAGGCCGGTGAAATCGGCCCGGCCGGTGTCGCCGTACATTTCCGCCGAACCGTCGGCATAAACCGCCCGGCGGCAATGACCGATCGGGACCCGGCCGAAGGCCGCCGCCACGCCGCCGGGCCGCCGGGTCTGCCAGGCCTGCCGGACTGCCGCCGCCGCCTGGCGGCGCAGAAGGTCCAGATATTGCGCCGGCGTCGTCAAATCCGGATCGAAAACCATCCACTCTTCAAAGATGCCTTTCGGACTGGTATAGGGGGCATTGTGGGTATGGGTGGCGTTGACGACAAGGCGTTCCGGCGGCAGGTCCGGCAATTCCGTCCGGACCAGTTCCCGGATTTCCCGCTGCAGCGCGGCGGGTATGTCCGCCACGTCCAGCGCCAGCAGCGCCAGTTTTTCCGCTCCCTGCTGCAGCGCCACCGCCACCGCTTTCAACCGGGAATGGACGCCGCAGGCCACCCGCTGGTAATACTGGCCGGACAACTCAATGCGGCAGTCGGCCGGCGTGATGTCCGTTTCGCCCCAGCCGATCAGCAGTTCCTTCATAGTTTCACCCGCTTTCCGCTTGCGGCCGATTCCCGGATTTTCTCGAGTAGGTATTGCAGATAGAGGCCCTGGCGCAAATCCGGTCCGAGCGCCTGCCGGCGGTGAACCGATTCCAGAAAGGTGTACAGACAGTGCAGATGGCCGCGCAGCCAGCCGATCGCCGCCTTGGGGGTCGGGAATCCGGCCGGTTCCGGGTAGCGCTGGCCGCAATCGATCGCCGTCCAGCCGCGCTTGCCGCCGAGCGGGGACGCCGGCGCGGCGGTGGAGTAGAAGAACAGTTTGTCGAAGTTCATCGGCTGCAATTTCAAAGCTCCTTTGCTGCCGTAGATTTCAAAGGAAACTTCATCCTCGGCGCCGGTGGCGATTTTCGATGCTGAAATCGTTCCTCCAGCGCCGTTGGGCAGTTGCAGCGTCACGAGCATGTTGTCCTCGGCGGTGACCGGAACCAGCCTGGACGGGTCGCCGGCCATCGGCCGGAACGGATAGGCGATATGGGTGACGGCGCTCAATTCGGTAAAGTCGCCGAGCAGGTGGTGCATCAAATCCAGAATATGACTGCCGAGGTCGGCGGCGGTGCCGGCTGCCAGTTTCCATTTGAACGGCGCGTGCGGATCGGCGCTGCCGCCGTGCAGGTAACTGGCGCGGAATTCCAGAATGTCGCCGATTTCGCCGGCGTCGATCAGCTCTTTGGCCCGCAGCGTCGACGGAAAAAAGCGGTTCTGCAGCGTCATCTGGGCGATGCCGCAATAGGACGGCAGTGCCGCTTCAATCCGCCGGGCTTCCGCCGGCGTCGCGCACAACGGCTTGTCGCAGTAGATATGTTTGCCGGCCGCCATCGCCGCCAGCACGGCGGCGGCATGGCAGTCGTTCGGCGTGCAGATGTCGATGATGTCGATTGCCGGATCGTCGATCAGGCTCCGATAATCGTCGACCGGGCGGACGCCCCCGAGCCGGGCGGCGGCCTGCCGGGCGGTGGCCGGGCGGGAGGTGCAGACTCCGGTGATGACGCTGCCGAATTCCTGCTGATCGTAAAAGAGCGGGATATTCCGGTGTCCATAGGCGTGCACTTTGCCGATGAAACCGAAACCGAGCAGCCCGACGCGGTAAATTTTCATCCCAGCAGCTCCTTTTCGGTTTCGGCGATCGCGGCCTCGATGAGGTCCATGCCTTTGAGCGCCACTTCCTCCGGCATGACGATCGGCGGGCTCATCCGCAGGATGTGTCCGGCCGGAATCCAGGCCAGCCCGCGGCGGAATGCCTTCTGGTAAACCAGCCGTCCGGCTTCTTCATACGGTTCTTTGGTCTGCTTGTCCTTGACCAGTTCGACGCCGAGCAGACAGCCCTTGACACGGGTGTCGCCGACAATCCGGTAACGGCTCGTCCAGCCGCTCATTCGGCGCCGGAACAATTTTTCCAGCTCCTGCGCATGTTCCAGCAGGCCTTCCTCCTCGATGACCTCGAAACAGGCCAGCGCCGCTGCGCAGGCCATCGGATTGCCGCCGTAACTGGTCGAAGCGCTGATTTTGTCGACTGCGTCGGCATAGGGGGTCCGGACGACCATCGCCGTCACCGGAAAACCGTTGCCGAAGCCTTTGCCGAGGGTGACGATGTCCGGCAGCACCTGCCAATGCTCCATGCACAGGTATTTGCCGGTGCGGCCCATGCCGGTCAGCACTTCGTCGGCAAAGAGCAGGATGCCGCGCTCGTCCAGGAATTTACGCAATTTCGGGAAGAAATCGTCCGGCGGCATGATGCTGCCTCCCCAGCCCTGGATCGGCTCGACGACGAAGGCCGCCACCTGGCCGGTGGTGGATTCGCGGATGAACTTATCGTAGAATTCGAGATATTGTTCGGTGTCCAGCGACCCGTCCGGCCGGGTCCACCAGGGGCGGTAGGTATCCGGTCGCGGCGCCAGATAGAATCCCTCCGGCCGGCCGGAGCCGCTGAATCTGGTCATCCGCGCCAGCCCGATGGAGTGGCCGCTTTTGCCGTGGAAATCCATGAAACAACTGATGAATTCGTGTTTGCCGGTGGCGGCCCGGCAGGTTCGCAAACCGGCTTCGACCGCGGTGGTGCCGGAATCGTAAAGTTGAAAATTCTTCAGATCGCCGGGCAGGCATTCCGCCATCTTTTCGAGCAGCCGGACTTTGATCTCGGTGGTGAAATCGTGGGCGTTCATCAGCTGGCGGGCGTAGTTGGCCACCGCCTCGGAAATTTTCGGATGGCAATGGCCGAGGGTGGTCACGTAAATGCCGCTGGAGAAATCGATATAGCGATTGCCGTCGGCATCTTCGAGCGAACAGCCGGAACCGCGTTCAAAGGCGACCGGAAAGAGCCGGACCTGGCCGGACAGGCCGCGATAGTATCGGGTGGCGCGCCGGTGCAGCGCGGCGCTTTTCGGGCCTGGAATCGTCTCGGTGACCAGGTGCGGGTATTGGGTCAAATCGAGCTGATACGGCGCAGGGTTGTACTGTCCCATGATGCGGTTCCTTTCGATGATTCAGTGATTGGTTGTTTTGTTTTTAGTATATCGTATTCGATTGCCGGAGACAAGACGGAAAGCCGGTTCGGGAGATTTTTTCGCGCAACTGAATGTTATTATTTAACATTATTTGAGCGATTTCAGGTTGCCATGATCGGCCGGATGATGTTAATTAACAACACGGGAGGAAGTGACTATGCATCAGCGGCATCGACGGATTTTGGAAATACTGCAGCACGGCGCCTTGCGGATCCGGCAGGCGGCGCCGGAACTGGGTGTCACGGAGATGACATTGCGGCGGGACCTGCGGGAACTGGAAGCGCAGAATTTGATTCTGATGGTCAAGGGAGGGGCGATTCTGCATCCGGCCCGTTATGAGCCGGAGCGCAGCAAACTGCTGCTGACCGCCGAAAAATTCGCTCTGGCCGAAGCGTTGTACGAGGCGATCATGCCGGTGGACAGTTTGTATATCAGTTCCGGTTTCACCGCGCTGGCGTTCGCCAGGGTGCTGTCGCGGCGGAACACCCGGCGGATGACGGTGATCACCAACTTCCTGCCGGCGGCGGCGGCGTTGTTTCAAACCCGCTGTCAGGTAATTCTGCCGGGCGGGGAACTGCGTTCGACCTCGCTGGATTTGATCGGACCGATTGCCGAGCGGGAGATCGGCGAGTTTCAGGTCGAATGGGCGGTTTCCGGCTGTGACGGCGCTCTGCCGGGATATGGGTTCTATACCTCGGACATGAATTTGTCACGGCTGGAAGCCAGGTCGATCGGCATTGCCGACCATGTCGCGATCATCTCGGAAAGCGCCAAATTCGGCCGCAAGGCGTTGACCCGTTTCGCGGCAGTCCGGGAGGTCGACCTGCTGGTGACCGACGATCGGCTGGAAGCGGAAGCGGCGGATGCCTTGCGGCGGGAGAAGGTGAAAATTATCCAGGTGCCGTTGAAAGCGTAATCCCGTCTTGATTCTGCTGGAATAAGGAGCCTTCCGGAGCGGGCCTGGATGCGGTTCGGTGTCGCCGTCGGCCATCCGTTTTCAACCCGGCCAGACTGTTTTTCCTGGCGATGGGCGATTGGAAGACGATGTTATTTTTTAACTTTTTTTCCGTGGCGCAACGGCGTTTTTTCCTGCCGGGTAATTGACCTGGCGGCAATTTTTTGCTATACTCTTTTCTCAGA encodes the following:
- a CDS encoding FGGY-family carbohydrate kinase, which gives rise to MNNHLYFLGLDIGTTAVKAAVFDPAGIRCGSALVEYRLETPAPDIVELNPELYWQAAQQAMAAAVGQSGLAPARIAALAVTGQAETLIGVDRDGRAVRPAIVWLDNRAKAEAAELERQFGREKLFRLSGQPEMLPAWPAAKILWLRRHEPEAFRRTAKFLMVEDYIAWHLTGQYATCRGLLPSSSYYNLTTGRYAPEMLDFLGITQRQLPTLFDPGQCYGPCRRCNSVIAAGTPVAAAPFDHIAGALGAGCVMPGTIAASTGSSLAIFAESGQLCYDEQRRIGTYCSFRPGAYALLPWAPTAGMLLKYFRDQFAGEVSYAELDALAAAVPPGSDGLLLLPHCAGSVSPLTNPGARGVAYGITLAHHRGHWARAVMEAVAALLRDNLAALPGRNTKIREIRLLGGPARSPLWRQIIADTLGLPVTLTSGDETPALGAAMLAAIAAGFFPSPEAAADAMVRIAERVQPGENARYYAEYFRQYQQLNQLLMPTFGGRL
- a CDS encoding neutral/alkaline non-lysosomal ceramidase N-terminal domain-containing protein; this encodes MKELLIGWGETDITPADCRIELSGQYYQRVACGVHSRLKAVAVALQQGAEKLALLALDVADIPAALQREIRELVRTELPDLPPERLVVNATHTHNAPYTSPKGIFEEWMVFDPDLTTPAQYLDLLRRQAAAAVRQAWQTRRPGGVAAAFGRVPIGHCRRAVYADGSAEMYGDTGRADFTGLESGEESGVEMLFTCDNRKQLTGMLLNVCCPAQVMEATELISSDYLGAVRELLKEALSPEFHTLCQIGAAGCQSPRDLLRRNQSEPDGWHADTVQYLAGKLAPVVTAAAWHLGTLDFTPVFRVRQARPQLPLRPVSAADFALAQTELARLAAGGSEEAAFAAFCRETRDRAALGGPGPYDDKLHDFSLIQNHKATVAHYRRRQREPLLPAELTAFRIGSSAWVTVPFELFLTYGQIIQARSAAAQTAIVQLAAGYYGYLPSPEAERHGGYGGLVINGPVGSDGGKQLVEAALDLIQRLMYE
- a CDS encoding Gfo/Idh/MocA family protein, which encodes MKIYRVGLLGFGFIGKVHAYGHRNIPLFYDQQEFGSVITGVCTSRPATARQAAARLGGVRPVDDYRSLIDDPAIDIIDICTPNDCHAAAVLAAMAAGKHIYCDKPLCATPAEARRIEAALPSYCGIAQMTLQNRFFPSTLRAKELIDAGEIGDILEFRASYLHGGSADPHAPFKWKLAAGTAADLGSHILDLMHHLLGDFTELSAVTHIAYPFRPMAGDPSRLVPVTAEDNMLVTLQLPNGAGGTISASKIATGAEDEVSFEIYGSKGALKLQPMNFDKLFFYSTAAPASPLGGKRGWTAIDCGQRYPEPAGFPTPKAAIGWLRGHLHCLYTFLESVHRRQALGPDLRQGLYLQYLLEKIRESAASGKRVKL
- a CDS encoding aspartate aminotransferase family protein, with translation MGQYNPAPYQLDLTQYPHLVTETIPGPKSAALHRRATRYYRGLSGQVRLFPVAFERGSGCSLEDADGNRYIDFSSGIYVTTLGHCHPKISEAVANYARQLMNAHDFTTEIKVRLLEKMAECLPGDLKNFQLYDSGTTAVEAGLRTCRAATGKHEFISCFMDFHGKSGHSIGLARMTRFSGSGRPEGFYLAPRPDTYRPWWTRPDGSLDTEQYLEFYDKFIRESTTGQVAAFVVEPIQGWGGSIMPPDDFFPKLRKFLDERGILLFADEVLTGMGRTGKYLCMEHWQVLPDIVTLGKGFGNGFPVTAMVVRTPYADAVDKISASTSYGGNPMACAAALACFEVIEEEGLLEHAQELEKLFRRRMSGWTSRYRIVGDTRVKGCLLGVELVKDKQTKEPYEEAGRLVYQKAFRRGLAWIPAGHILRMSPPIVMPEEVALKGMDLIEAAIAETEKELLG
- a CDS encoding DeoR/GlpR family DNA-binding transcription regulator; this encodes MHQRHRRILEILQHGALRIRQAAPELGVTEMTLRRDLRELEAQNLILMVKGGAILHPARYEPERSKLLLTAEKFALAEALYEAIMPVDSLYISSGFTALAFARVLSRRNTRRMTVITNFLPAAAALFQTRCQVILPGGELRSTSLDLIGPIAEREIGEFQVEWAVSGCDGALPGYGFYTSDMNLSRLEARSIGIADHVAIISESAKFGRKALTRFAAVREVDLLVTDDRLEAEAADALRREKVKIIQVPLKA